Proteins from a genomic interval of Ndongobacter massiliensis:
- a CDS encoding recombinase family protein produces the protein MAKQVTTIPASIKPFSKTPLTTSRKRRVAAYARVSTDSDEQFTSYEAQVDYYTNYIKARNDWQFAGVYTDEGITGTNTKKREGFKRMVKDALDGKIDLIVTKSVSRFARNTVDSLTTIRKLKEHGTECFFEKENIWTFDSKGELLITIMSSLAQEESRSISENCTWGQRKRFADGKVTVPFKRFLGYDRGKDGNLVVNPKEAKIVKHIYAMYLQGKTYHLIAKALTEDGIPSPAGKPRWNPSNIKSILTNEKYKGDALLQKSFTTNFLTKEHKINEGEIPQYYVTGNHEAIIEPEVWELVQREMERRKNEKGRHSGVRLFSGKVYCGECGTRLGSKVWHSNDKYKQVIWQCNRHCKKNSPCKNGMHLTDKELKAAVLSATNKLIENKDEILNSFQKIVGGVYDTHTLEGEKAKLESEMDVCAKMIEDLIRQNAAIPQDQSEHQAKYEDLERFYNEKKAALAKVEGKLKKMQATKADIKFCLKQLQKQDRLLQTFDEQSFCALVDHITVYSKNDIRVTFRNSTEIRL, from the coding sequence ATGGCCAAACAAGTAACCACGATACCCGCCAGCATCAAACCCTTCTCCAAAACACCGCTCACCACTTCGCGCAAACGCCGCGTGGCAGCCTATGCCCGCGTCTCAACGGACTCCGATGAGCAGTTTACCAGCTACGAGGCACAGGTAGACTACTACACAAATTACATTAAAGCCAGAAATGACTGGCAATTTGCGGGTGTCTACACCGACGAAGGGATCACCGGTACCAATACCAAAAAGCGAGAGGGCTTCAAACGCATGGTCAAAGATGCCCTTGACGGAAAAATAGATCTTATCGTCACCAAATCGGTCTCGCGTTTTGCCAGAAATACCGTGGACAGCTTAACCACCATCCGAAAGCTTAAAGAGCACGGCACCGAGTGCTTCTTTGAAAAAGAGAATATATGGACCTTTGACTCCAAAGGCGAGCTTTTGATTACCATCATGAGCAGCCTTGCTCAGGAAGAGTCTCGCTCAATATCCGAAAACTGCACCTGGGGACAAAGAAAGCGCTTTGCTGACGGCAAAGTGACCGTGCCCTTCAAACGTTTCTTAGGCTATGACCGCGGAAAAGACGGAAACCTCGTCGTCAATCCCAAAGAGGCAAAAATCGTCAAACACATCTATGCGATGTACCTGCAGGGAAAAACCTACCACCTCATTGCAAAGGCGCTGACCGAAGACGGTATCCCGTCACCTGCAGGAAAACCTCGCTGGAACCCAAGCAACATCAAATCCATCCTTACCAATGAAAAATATAAAGGCGATGCGCTCTTGCAAAAGTCGTTCACCACAAACTTTCTCACCAAAGAGCACAAGATAAACGAAGGCGAAATCCCGCAGTACTATGTGACGGGAAACCATGAAGCCATCATTGAACCGGAGGTGTGGGAACTCGTACAACGCGAGATGGAAAGACGCAAAAACGAAAAAGGAAGACACAGTGGCGTGAGACTTTTCTCCGGCAAGGTCTACTGTGGTGAATGCGGAACAAGGCTCGGTTCAAAAGTCTGGCATTCCAACGACAAATATAAGCAGGTCATCTGGCAATGCAACAGGCACTGCAAGAAAAACTCCCCCTGCAAAAACGGAATGCATCTTACCGATAAGGAGCTAAAAGCCGCCGTCCTTTCTGCGACCAACAAGCTCATAGAGAATAAAGATGAGATTCTTAATAGCTTTCAAAAGATTGTCGGAGGCGTTTATGATACTCATACCTTGGAAGGCGAAAAAGCAAAGCTGGAAAGTGAGATGGATGTCTGTGCCAAGATGATCGAAGACCTTATCCGCCAAAATGCTGCCATCCCGCAAGACCAGAGCGAGCACCAAGCAAAGTACGAAGATCTGGAACGCTTCTACAATGAAAAAAAGGCGGCCTTAGCGAAGGTCGAAGGAAAGCTCAAAAAGATGCAGGCGACCAAAGCCGATATCAAGTTCTGCCTGAAGCAGCTACAAAAACAAGACAGGCTTCTGCAAACATTCGACGAACAGAGCTTCTGTGCTCTTGTAGATCACATCACGGTCTACAGTAAGAATGATATTAGGGTCACTTTCCGGAACAGCACGGAAATCCGTCTATAA
- a CDS encoding SHOCT domain-containing protein, producing the protein MKTEAFASELAYEVSRSILFSLLKQNIIDKEEFIRLDHALLKRYHPGLGALFTCYFSSLE; encoded by the coding sequence ATGAAGACTGAAGCCTTCGCATCCGAGCTTGCCTATGAAGTATCCCGCTCCATCCTCTTTTCTTTGCTCAAGCAAAACATCATCGATAAAGAGGAATTCATTCGTCTCGACCACGCACTCCTAAAGCGATACCATCCCGGCTTAGGTGCGTTATTTACTTGCTATTTCAGCTCTTTAGAGTGA
- a CDS encoding SRPBCC family protein produces MIILNEQIDIRAPYEKLAAWLANFEEEFVRWSPYHIECELLNGGCNVGDKVRFREIVMNLDYNVTGTITESIQDEDHFRIVFQSDKKTAFITFEGKRTTEGCHFSHTEAFGMSTPVIGPILNFLVFKVFFKRKANWQVIRDDMILDNQYLAEILTESRYPERIPMEELLKGVN; encoded by the coding sequence ATGATTATTTTGAATGAGCAGATAGATATTCGGGCGCCATACGAGAAACTTGCTGCATGGCTGGCAAATTTTGAGGAGGAGTTTGTCCGGTGGAGTCCCTACCACATTGAATGCGAGCTTTTGAACGGCGGATGCAACGTCGGAGACAAGGTTCGCTTTCGTGAGATCGTCATGAATCTGGACTACAATGTAACCGGCACGATTACGGAAAGCATACAGGATGAGGACCATTTCCGTATTGTGTTCCAAAGTGACAAAAAAACAGCTTTTATCACATTTGAGGGGAAACGAACTACGGAGGGCTGCCACTTTTCACACACGGAAGCTTTTGGAATGAGTACCCCGGTAATCGGACCCATCTTGAACTTTTTGGTTTTCAAAGTATTTTTCAAACGAAAGGCAAATTGGCAGGTCATAAGGGATGACATGATTCTGGATAATCAATATCTGGCTGAGATTCTTACAGAAAGTCGATATCCGGAAAGGATCCCCATGGAAGAGTTGCTCAAAGGTGTTAATTAA
- a CDS encoding GH25 family lysozyme has product MTIKGIDVSTWQGSIDFNRVKQSGINFVIIRAGYGSALSQKDKWFETNYARAKAAGLHVGAYWYSYAGSAAEAREEARVCKQVLSGKQFDYPIYFDLEEKSQLARGRAFCDSLIRAFCNEMEAGGYFAGFYTSLSAAVNNVSADVRNRYAFWVAQWNSRCTYQGQYGLWQYSSSGSVPGIAGRCDMDLAYVDYPSIIRKGGFNGYGKGTSSAPARKSVDTLAHEVIAGAWGNGEDRVNRLTKTGYDYDAVQARVNELLGIKPKKSIDTLAREVIRGDWGNGKDRVNRLTKAGYDYEAVQKRVNELL; this is encoded by the coding sequence ATGACTATAAAAGGAATTGATGTATCAACCTGGCAGGGATCGATTGATTTTAACCGTGTAAAACAAAGCGGGATCAACTTTGTCATTATTCGTGCAGGCTACGGCTCGGCACTTTCTCAAAAGGACAAGTGGTTTGAGACGAACTACGCCCGCGCCAAAGCGGCAGGTCTTCACGTGGGAGCCTATTGGTACTCCTATGCGGGAAGCGCCGCAGAGGCACGCGAAGAAGCACGTGTCTGCAAACAGGTGCTCTCCGGCAAGCAGTTTGACTATCCCATCTACTTTGATTTGGAAGAAAAGTCACAGCTTGCCCGCGGACGGGCTTTTTGCGACTCGCTCATTCGAGCCTTTTGCAATGAGATGGAAGCTGGCGGCTATTTTGCCGGATTCTACACATCGCTCTCAGCAGCAGTGAACAACGTTTCCGCTGATGTGAGAAACCGCTACGCCTTCTGGGTAGCGCAGTGGAACAGTCGCTGCACCTATCAGGGACAGTACGGTCTTTGGCAGTATTCCTCGAGCGGCTCGGTGCCGGGCATCGCAGGCAGATGCGATATGGATCTTGCCTATGTGGACTATCCCTCCATCATCAGGAAAGGCGGCTTTAACGGCTATGGCAAAGGCACAAGCTCCGCCCCCGCAAGAAAGTCTGTCGATACGCTGGCCCATGAAGTCATCGCAGGTGCTTGGGGAAACGGAGAGGACAGAGTAAATCGTCTTACCAAAACAGGCTACGACTACGACGCGGTGCAGGCACGCGTAAATGAGCTTTTAGGCATAAAGCCGAAAAAGTCCATCGACACACTTGCCCGAGAGGTCATCCGCGGCGACTGGGGAAACGGTAAGGACCGTGTAAACCGCCTGACGAAAGCAGGCTACGATTACGAAGCTGTACAAAAACGAGTAAACGAACTGCTCTAA
- a CDS encoding TetR/AcrR family transcriptional regulator: MRPKKDPGIRREQFIDAATGLFLQHGYEGVSIKSVLNAVGDRSISPSVFYYYFASKDELYRAAVEGIANSYVDDFKKVFANDSLSLYEQFLKLVEVMHKSLIANRMLISTDISDKNRSFILDMKEQVTASFTEMWEQFILRFGFLRNQEPRRPALFISGGISAMIMEYMMQGVRNEQTEITLVKEIIIFSASILGFHDTEKEMLIQSIEHGKAE; this comes from the coding sequence ATGAGACCAAAAAAAGATCCGGGGATACGAAGAGAGCAGTTTATTGATGCTGCTACAGGGTTGTTTTTACAGCATGGATACGAGGGCGTTTCCATCAAGTCCGTATTGAATGCAGTCGGAGACAGATCTATATCTCCCAGTGTGTTCTACTATTATTTTGCCAGTAAGGATGAATTATATCGAGCTGCTGTGGAAGGCATCGCCAATTCTTATGTTGATGACTTTAAAAAAGTGTTTGCTAATGATAGCCTTTCTCTCTATGAACAGTTTCTGAAGCTTGTTGAGGTAATGCATAAAAGTCTCATTGCGAACAGAATGCTTATTTCCACAGATATCTCTGATAAAAACAGGTCTTTTATTCTTGATATGAAAGAGCAAGTGACAGCCTCTTTTACAGAAATGTGGGAGCAATTTATTTTGCGATTCGGCTTTTTAAGAAATCAGGAGCCAAGGAGGCCGGCACTGTTCATATCAGGGGGCATTTCAGCAATGATAATGGAGTATATGATGCAAGGCGTCCGTAACGAACAAACAGAAATAACACTTGTAAAGGAGATCATCATTTTTTCAGCATCTATACTCGGATTTCATGACACTGAGAAAGAGATGTTAATTCAAAGCATTGAACATGGAAAGGCGGAATAA
- a CDS encoding recombinase family protein codes for MDEGITGTNTKKREGFKRMVKDALDGKIDLIVTKSVSRFARNTVDSLTTIRKLKEHGTECFFEKENIWTFDSKGELLISIMSSLAQEESRSISENCTWGQRKRFADGKVTVPFKRFLGYDRGKDGNLVVNLEQAKIVKRIYAMYLQGKTYHLIAKALTEDGIPSPAGKPRWNPSNIKSILTNEKYKGDALLQKSFTTNFLTKEHKINEGEIPQYYVSGNHEAIIEPEVWELVQREMERRKSEKGRHSGVRLFSGKVYCGECGTRLGSKVWHSNDKYKQVIWQCNRHCKKNSPCKNGVHLTDEELKAAVLSATNKLIENKDEILNSFQEIVGGVYDTHTLEGEKAKLESEMDVCAKMIEDLIRQNAAIPQDQSEYQAKYEDLERFYNEKKAALAKVEGKLKKMQATKVDIKFCLKQLQKQDRLLQTFDEQSFCALVDHITVFSKEDIRITFRNGSEICS; via the coding sequence ATAGACGAAGGGATCACCGGTACCAATACCAAAAAGCGAGAGGGCTTCAAACGCATGGTCAAAGATGCCCTTGACGGAAAAATAGATCTTATCGTCACCAAATCGGTCTCGCGTTTTGCCAGAAATACCGTGGACAGCTTAACCACCATCCGAAAGCTTAAAGAGCACGGCACCGAGTGCTTCTTTGAAAAAGAGAATATATGGACCTTTGACTCCAAAGGCGAGCTTTTGATTAGCATCATGAGCAGCCTTGCTCAGGAAGAATCTCGCTCAATATCCGAAAACTGCACCTGGGGACAAAGAAAGCGCTTTGCTGACGGCAAAGTGACCGTGCCCTTCAAACGTTTTTTAGGCTATGACCGCGGAAAAGACGGAAACCTCGTCGTCAACCTCGAACAAGCAAAAATCGTCAAACGTATCTATGCGATGTATCTGCAGGGAAAAACCTACCACCTCATTGCAAAGGCTCTGACCGAAGACGGTATCCCGTCACCTGCAGGAAAACCTCGCTGGAACCCAAGCAACATCAAATCCATCCTTACCAACGAAAAATACAAAGGCGATGCGCTCCTACAAAAGTCCTTTACCACGAACTTTCTTACCAAAGAGCACAAGATAAACGAAGGCGAAATTCCGCAGTACTACGTCTCCGGAAACCACGAAGCCATCATTGAACCGGAGGTGTGGGAACTCGTACAACGCGAGATGGAAAGACGCAAAAGTGAAAAAGGAAGGCACAGTGGCGTGAGACTTTTCTCCGGCAAGGTCTACTGTGGTGAATGCGGAACAAGGCTCGGTTCAAAAGTCTGGCATTCCAACGACAAATACAAGCAGGTTATCTGGCAATGCAACAGGCACTGCAAGAAAAACTCCCCCTGCAAAAACGGCGTGCATCTTACCGATGAGGAGCTAAAAGCCGCCGTCCTTTCTGCGACCAACAAGCTCATAGAGAATAAAGATGAGATTCTTAATAGCTTTCAAGAGATTGTCGGAGGCGTTTATGATACTCACACCTTGGAAGGCGAAAAAGCCAAGCTGGAAAGCGAGATGGATGTCTGTGCCAAGATGATCGAAGACCTTATCCGCCAAAATGCTGCCATCCCGCAAGACCAGAGCGAGTACCAAGCAAAGTACGAAGATCTGGAACGCTTCTACAATGAAAAAAAGGCGGCCTTAGCGAAGGTCGAAGGAAAGCTCAAAAAGATGCAGGCGACCAAAGTCGATATCAAGTTCTGCCTGAAGCAGCTACAAAAACAAGACAGGCTTCTGCAAACATTCGACGAACAGAGCTTCTGTGCTCTTGTAGATCACATCACGGTATTCAGCAAAGAAGATATCCGCATAACCTTCAGAAACGGCAGCGAGATTTGCTCTTAG
- a CDS encoding recombinase family protein encodes MAEIIKIEAKKSPLPNRKKVAAYARVSMETQRLHHSLATQISFYSDLIQKNPEWDYAGVYADEGISGTSVEKRPEFMRLMKDCKAGKIDLILTKSISRFARNTVDLLKVVRQLKDLNIEVRFEKEKINSLSDDGELMLTLLASFAQEETISISNNVKWTIRKRMSEGNPNMRNNVYGYRWKDDTLIVVPEEAKIVRRIFQNFLDGKSRLETEREFAEEGITTRKGNRWTDSNIKVVLTNVTYTGNLLCQKEFVEDPITKKRKKNRGELPQYFIANTHEAIIDKETFDYVQEEMARRRALGPRANKSLNIYCFTGKIKCELCGKSYMRNVRNNRAKHSNLGNKVISWVCGSSKKKYSTCSAKAIPDRILKTCCAKVLGLEDFDDAVFNEQIDKITVPKQGVLIFHFKDGHSVTETWENNAKKESWDDAARKRASEYRRTHAMKRSDVTCFSTKIRCEHCGCNFRAQTQNCSTSPSGKRRYWRCAEHNGCNTRGLRDDLLRSLTAEVLGLDAFDDASFLSKIDHISVLSREDLIFHFYDGKEIARKLIQPTHEGHKWTEEQHAKFKASIKECYASERHKPIRKEKLWPNK; translated from the coding sequence ATGGCTGAAATCATAAAAATCGAAGCAAAGAAATCACCGCTGCCAAACCGCAAAAAAGTCGCCGCCTATGCCCGTGTCTCTATGGAAACGCAAAGGCTGCACCACTCATTGGCGACACAGATCAGTTTTTATTCTGATTTAATACAGAAGAACCCCGAGTGGGATTATGCCGGTGTCTATGCCGATGAAGGCATCAGCGGCACATCAGTGGAAAAACGTCCCGAGTTTATGCGCCTGATGAAAGACTGCAAGGCCGGAAAAATAGACCTCATCTTAACGAAATCCATCTCCCGATTCGCGCGTAATACGGTCGACCTCCTAAAAGTCGTAAGACAGTTAAAAGACCTCAACATCGAGGTCCGATTTGAAAAGGAAAAAATCAACTCACTTTCGGATGACGGTGAGCTGATGCTCACGCTCCTTGCCTCTTTCGCACAGGAAGAGACCATCAGCATCTCCAACAACGTTAAATGGACCATCCGAAAACGCATGTCCGAAGGAAACCCGAATATGCGAAATAACGTCTATGGCTACCGCTGGAAGGATGACACCCTGATTGTTGTTCCCGAAGAAGCAAAGATCGTGCGGCGCATCTTTCAAAACTTTCTTGATGGAAAATCCCGCCTTGAAACCGAGCGTGAATTTGCAGAGGAAGGAATTACAACCAGAAAGGGCAACCGCTGGACGGACTCCAATATTAAGGTTGTTCTGACCAATGTCACTTATACGGGAAATTTGCTCTGTCAAAAAGAGTTTGTCGAAGATCCCATTACCAAAAAGCGCAAGAAAAACCGCGGTGAGCTTCCTCAGTATTTTATCGCAAACACCCATGAAGCGATTATCGACAAGGAAACTTTCGACTATGTGCAAGAAGAGATGGCAAGAAGACGTGCACTGGGACCTCGGGCAAACAAGAGCCTGAACATCTACTGCTTTACCGGAAAAATCAAATGTGAGCTGTGCGGGAAAAGCTATATGCGAAACGTCCGAAACAACCGTGCCAAGCACTCCAATCTTGGGAATAAAGTCATCAGCTGGGTATGCGGTTCCAGCAAGAAAAAGTACAGTACATGCTCGGCAAAAGCCATTCCGGATCGAATCCTTAAAACTTGCTGTGCCAAAGTGCTCGGTCTTGAGGATTTTGATGATGCTGTTTTTAACGAGCAAATCGATAAAATCACGGTACCCAAACAAGGGGTTCTCATTTTCCATTTCAAAGACGGACACAGCGTCACCGAAACTTGGGAAAATAACGCCAAAAAAGAATCGTGGGATGATGCGGCGCGCAAACGCGCCTCAGAATATAGGCGCACTCATGCCATGAAACGCTCGGACGTCACCTGCTTTTCAACAAAAATCCGATGCGAACATTGCGGATGCAATTTTCGCGCACAAACACAAAACTGTTCAACATCTCCCAGCGGAAAACGCAGATACTGGCGATGCGCCGAGCATAACGGCTGTAACACCAGAGGACTCAGAGATGACCTCTTGCGCTCACTTACCGCAGAGGTCTTAGGTCTTGATGCATTCGATGACGCTAGTTTTCTTTCGAAGATCGACCATATAAGCGTCCTTAGCCGAGAAGACCTTATCTTTCATTTTTATGACGGAAAGGAAATTGCTCGCAAGCTGATCCAACCTACGCACGAAGGACACAAGTGGACAGAGGAACAGCATGCGAAATTTAAAGCATCCATCAAAGAATGCTACGCATCAGAGCGGCACAAACCGATACGAAAGGAGAAGCTATGGCCAAACAAGTAA
- a CDS encoding holin family protein, translating to MKEFWNTLQLIFAAIGGWLGYYLGGFDGLLYALIAFVICDYVTGIMCAVSDKKLSSEVGFKGIAKKVVIFILVAVANIIDTNVITQGAILRTAVIFFYLSNEGLSLVENATHLGLPVPDKLKAVLAQLHDRAEKEEK from the coding sequence ATGAAAGAATTCTGGAACACCTTGCAGCTTATCTTTGCTGCCATCGGAGGCTGGCTCGGCTATTACTTAGGAGGCTTTGACGGACTTCTCTATGCGCTGATCGCCTTTGTCATCTGCGATTACGTGACAGGCATTATGTGCGCAGTCTCCGACAAAAAGCTCTCAAGCGAAGTCGGCTTTAAAGGCATCGCCAAAAAAGTCGTGATCTTCATTCTGGTCGCCGTTGCCAACATCATCGACACTAACGTCATCACACAGGGCGCGATTCTTCGCACGGCCGTCATCTTCTTCTATCTCTCAAACGAAGGGCTGTCGCTTGTGGAAAACGCGACTCATCTGGGACTTCCTGTCCCGGACAAGCTCAAGGCAGTCTTGGCACAGCTTCATGACCGCGCAGAAAAGGAGGAAAAATAA
- a CDS encoding helix-turn-helix domain-containing protein, producing the protein MTNDEKQSIYNMRRNGASYAVIAATLNLSKSTVASFCQKEGLRTGSSKALTALRYCKYCGKPLPVKEKGKKQKFCSEHCRMSWWKEHPEDLNKKAIYIFTCPCCGKTFTSYGNAHRKYCSHACYIQDRFGGSHED; encoded by the coding sequence ATGACAAATGATGAAAAACAAAGCATTTACAACATGAGACGAAACGGTGCAAGTTATGCCGTAATTGCTGCCACCTTAAATTTATCGAAAAGCACCGTGGCTTCCTTTTGCCAAAAAGAAGGCCTGAGAACAGGTTCCTCAAAAGCTTTAACAGCACTACGCTACTGCAAATATTGCGGAAAGCCACTGCCCGTCAAGGAAAAAGGAAAAAAGCAAAAATTCTGCTCAGAGCACTGCCGGATGAGCTGGTGGAAAGAGCATCCGGAAGATCTGAATAAAAAGGCAATCTATATATTCACCTGCCCATGCTGCGGAAAAACTTTCACTTCCTATGGCAATGCGCACAGAAAGTATTGCAGTCATGCTTGCTATATCCAAGACCGATTCGGAGGCTCTCATGAAGACTGA
- a CDS encoding phage tail spike protein, producing the protein MYQVFLDEHVLYIPGDDEAVLIDPVLELALGKSGTFSARVPKINPLYEKLKALDSTVRVERDGVALFYGRILSVERDFYGTKSITCEGELAFLLDSVQEPSEFHDVSPRAFLETLIAKHNNQMAKDGAHNKRFTVGQVTVTDPNDSLYRYTNWETTLDAITDKLVKRLGGFLRVRHVGEVRYLDYLAESDNTNTQVIEFGENLLDYTDTLLAEDIATRVIPLGKRLETSSIAALEEYTTIKSVNSGKTYVESVSAIQNFGIVTKTVSFENVSVPANLKKKAEKYLKDSQFADVTLTLTAVDLHLVHADMEAMKIGDRIRVISPPHGMDRFFPLTRLSLALDRPESSSVTLGTEVKASLSERSISENKELVERIERLPTQSDTLRLAKDNATALITAATTGHVVTRPNEILVMDTADKATAKKVWRWNLNGLGYSKTGYNSTYGTAITMNGAIVADFITTGTLNADLIRAGTLKDKQGNISWNMSSGALTAKKLSIDSPNFKLTTYGYMTAKGASIDGSITASSGDTKVRVGYGHLSIYYNDKEMGLIGGNSFAQSNSIAGLNFDLENTGDYMTWAAQPASGGNYNMVWTYARSSFSGFTGGALNAGCDIDMHNYTLKNVNFEGGGISGTANFVKINSMSSDGTAANWSNNCYMTFKNGILIDGRF; encoded by the coding sequence ATGTACCAAGTGTTTTTAGATGAGCACGTGCTCTATATACCGGGCGATGATGAGGCTGTTCTTATTGATCCGGTGCTGGAGCTGGCGCTTGGAAAATCCGGCACATTTTCTGCCCGCGTACCGAAGATCAATCCGCTCTACGAAAAGCTCAAAGCGCTGGATTCCACCGTCCGTGTGGAGCGTGACGGTGTGGCACTCTTTTACGGCCGCATTTTATCGGTTGAGCGGGACTTTTACGGCACCAAGAGCATCACCTGCGAAGGTGAACTGGCCTTTCTTTTGGACTCCGTGCAGGAGCCTTCCGAATTTCATGACGTCTCGCCCCGCGCTTTTCTTGAGACGCTTATTGCCAAGCACAACAATCAGATGGCAAAAGACGGCGCGCACAATAAGCGCTTCACGGTCGGGCAGGTCACCGTTACCGACCCCAACGACTCGCTTTACCGCTACACCAACTGGGAGACCACCTTGGATGCAATCACCGACAAACTCGTCAAACGCTTGGGCGGCTTTCTTCGTGTGCGCCATGTGGGAGAGGTTCGCTATCTGGACTATCTTGCAGAATCCGATAACACCAACACACAGGTGATTGAGTTCGGAGAAAATCTCCTTGACTACACCGACACGCTTTTGGCAGAAGACATCGCTACCCGTGTGATTCCGCTTGGCAAAAGGCTTGAGACATCAAGCATTGCTGCGCTTGAGGAATACACCACCATTAAGAGCGTCAACAGCGGCAAGACTTACGTGGAGTCGGTTTCCGCCATTCAAAACTTCGGTATCGTCACCAAAACCGTGAGCTTCGAAAATGTCTCTGTACCTGCCAACTTAAAGAAGAAGGCGGAAAAATATCTTAAAGACAGTCAGTTTGCCGATGTCACCCTGACGCTCACCGCTGTCGATCTGCATCTTGTGCATGCCGATATGGAAGCGATGAAGATTGGAGATCGTATCCGTGTCATCTCGCCGCCTCACGGCATGGACAGGTTCTTTCCGCTGACACGCCTTTCCCTTGCCCTCGATCGCCCAGAGTCCTCGAGCGTAACGCTTGGAACCGAAGTGAAGGCAAGCCTTTCTGAGCGAAGCATCAGCGAGAACAAAGAACTGGTCGAGCGCATTGAGCGGCTTCCCACACAGTCCGACACGCTTCGCCTTGCCAAAGATAACGCCACAGCCCTTATCACCGCAGCCACGACCGGACACGTCGTGACCCGCCCGAACGAGATTCTCGTCATGGACACGGCGGACAAGGCGACGGCAAAGAAGGTCTGGCGCTGGAACTTAAACGGGCTCGGCTACTCCAAGACGGGCTACAACAGCACCTACGGCACGGCGATCACCATGAACGGCGCCATCGTCGCCGACTTCATCACGACCGGCACCTTAAACGCTGACCTCATTCGGGCGGGAACCTTAAAAGACAAACAAGGAAACATCAGCTGGAACATGAGCTCAGGAGCACTCACAGCAAAGAAGCTATCAATCGACTCCCCGAACTTCAAGCTCACGACCTACGGTTACATGACGGCAAAAGGCGCAAGCATCGACGGCTCCATCACGGCAAGCTCTGGAGACACCAAAGTTCGTGTGGGCTATGGACACCTTTCCATCTATTACAACGACAAAGAGATGGGACTGATTGGCGGAAACAGCTTTGCGCAATCAAACTCCATCGCAGGGCTGAACTTCGACCTCGAAAACACCGGAGACTACATGACCTGGGCCGCACAGCCTGCCTCAGGTGGAAACTACAACATGGTATGGACTTATGCCAGATCCTCGTTCAGCGGATTTACCGGAGGAGCCTTAAACGCCGGCTGCGACATCGACATGCACAACTACACTTTAAAAAACGTGAACTTTGAAGGCGGCGGCATCTCCGGCACCGCAAACTTCGTGAAGATCAACTCGATGAGCTCGGACGGCACAGCCGCGAACTGGTCGAACAACTGCTACATGACATTCAAAAACGGAATTCTTATCGACGGAAGATTCTAA
- a CDS encoding class I SAM-dependent methyltransferase, with protein sequence MERLGTVESTLFVPMLGRIYASENFPKILYDEKALELKEKLPKDVAGHDTQNQYTYLASASRSANMDRYIRNFLERKPEGVIIQLGCGLETAFSRNDNDRTKWYDVDLPDVIEYRKTLLTESKRERYIAADAFSELWLTHIREEIGNAPVLVTASGLFYYFEENKVLDLLKRFLSYGDIEVVFDTVNKSGMKMMRKKWMKKVGHEDAKMFFYLDSAETLVSKIGGNARVLAEEKYYRYINKKGLAFATKISMIVSDMLNMVKMVHLKL encoded by the coding sequence ATGGAAAGATTAGGAACCGTAGAAAGTACCCTGTTTGTGCCGATGCTCGGCAGAATTTATGCAAGTGAGAACTTTCCGAAGATACTTTATGATGAGAAAGCTCTTGAACTTAAAGAAAAACTCCCGAAGGATGTTGCAGGCCATGACACACAAAACCAGTATACCTATCTGGCTTCAGCATCGCGCAGTGCAAATATGGACCGTTATATCAGGAACTTCTTAGAGCGTAAGCCGGAGGGAGTTATTATTCAGCTGGGATGTGGTCTTGAGACAGCATTCAGCAGAAACGATAACGACAGAACGAAATGGTATGATGTTGATCTGCCGGATGTGATTGAATATAGAAAAACACTTTTGACTGAATCGAAAAGGGAACGGTATATAGCTGCCGACGCGTTCTCAGAACTATGGCTTACTCATATTCGTGAAGAAATCGGCAATGCACCTGTTCTGGTGACGGCAAGCGGGCTGTTTTATTATTTTGAAGAGAATAAGGTTCTTGATCTGCTTAAGAGATTTTTATCTTACGGCGATATTGAGGTTGTTTTTGATACGGTCAATAAAAGTGGTATGAAAATGATGCGAAAAAAATGGATGAAGAAGGTCGGACATGAAGATGCGAAAATGTTCTTCTATTTAGACTCAGCCGAGACTCTGGTATCAAAGATTGGCGGTAATGCACGCGTCCTTGCTGAAGAAAAGTATTACAGATATATAAACAAGAAAGGTCTTGCATTTGCCACAAAAATCAGCATGATCGTTTCGGATATGCTGAATATGGTCAAGATGGTTCATTTGAAATTATAA